One part of the Vicia villosa cultivar HV-30 ecotype Madison, WI linkage group LG6, Vvil1.0, whole genome shotgun sequence genome encodes these proteins:
- the LOC131613314 gene encoding uncharacterized protein LOC131613314, translating to MISSYEDIRLKTIAENKKKLEALNLTKLSQSLYKSSSSSSKPSSSVKDRPRFVQPGELEVNKKRLGSTTTRKSSITPPPVQTTITTPPIQTTITPPPIKTAEDGVVGDEGEDGVVGDEGEDGVVGDEAEDVVVGDETQDVVQVANEDGYVSKTRLCVKDLVANSESDGTWIILEWDKSHRAVGPAARLLAGYLGTLVRMFKDFPIMFESWKAIPMDKKTKFYDAKIKPHFVVDDARDKDFILASAGKKWKDGRHHLFHRFYKWGLTLEENLQHYPKCQGITENDWTLFVQYRRKEKTQRMATKNAQNRGKLKIPHTLGSKSLARKQHELEVRDGRPYSRGEMYAVSHKKSYRSFVNEDAYHNNEKLQAAIKDSVSENEAFQKVFGKEHPGYVRCMGLGVTPSQINGSTRSGSSLEENEKIKEMQEEINALKEKNSKIDELMDAVAFLKQRDIAMKEEIERLRQMPNSSGRQGLESSADGRRSSESSYRIADNRSS from the exons ATGATTTCATCATATGAGGATATTCGCCTCAAAACAATTGCAGAGAATAAGAAAAAGCTAGAGGCTCTCAATCTTACTAAACTCTCTCAATCCCTTTACAAATCATCTTCGTCTTCTTCCAAACCATCATCA TCTGTGAAGGATCGTCCGAGGTTTGTACAACCTGGAGAGCTTGAAGTAAATAAGAAGCGCCTAGGTTCAACGACAACTAGAAAATCATCAATAACCCCTCCGCCAGTCCAAACTACAATAACCACTCCGCCAATCCAAACTACAATAACGCCTCCGCCAATCAAAACTGCAGAAGATGGTGTGGTAGGAGATGAGGGTGAAGATGGTGTGGTAGGAGATGAGGGTGAAGATGGTGTGGTAGGAGATGAGGCTGAAGATGTTGTGGTAGGAGATGAGACTCAAGATGTTGTTCAAGTGGCTA ATGAGGATGGTTATGTTTCAAAGACCCGTTTATGTGTGAAAGACTTGGTTGCGAACTCAGAGTCTGATGGAACATGGATAATACTTGAATGGGATAAGAGTCATCGTGCAGTAGGACCAGCAGCTCGTTTGTTAGCAGGGTATTTGGGTACACTTGTCAGAATGTTTAAAGACTTTCCCATAATGTTCGAGAGTTGGAAGGCTATTCCAATGGATAAAAAAACAAAGTTTTATGATGCAAAGATAAAG CCCCattttgttgttgatgatgcGCGTGACAAAGATTTCATACTTGCTTCTGCTGGGAAGAAATGGAAGGATGGTCGACATCACTTGTTTCATAGATTTTATAAATGGGGTCTCACTTTGGAGGAAAATCTTCAACATTATCCAAAATGCCAAGGCATTACGGAAAACGATTGGACCCTTTTTGTTCAATATAGACGGAAAGAAAAAACACAG AGAATGGCAACAAAAAATGCCCAAAATAGAGGAAAATTGAAGATTCCGCATACACTCGGATCTAAGTCACTTGCAAGGAAGCAACATGAGTTG gaaGTGAGAGATGGGCGACCATATAGCAGAGGAGAAATGTAtgcagtttcacataaaaaatCTTACAGGTCTTTTGTCAATGAAGATGCATACCACAATAAT GAAAAATTACAAGCTGCAATTAAGGATTCTGTGTCTGAAAATGAGGCATTTCAGAAAGTATTTGGAAAAGAACATCCTGGATATGTTCGTTGTATGGGACTTGGAGTTACGCCATCTCAAATTAATGGATCTACGAGATCGGGGTCTTCTttggaagaaaatgaaaaaataaaggaaatgcaaGAAGAAATTAATGCACTTAAAGAGAAGAATTCAAAAATTGATGAATTGATGGATGCAGTCGCATTCTTAAAGCAAAGGGACATTGCTATGAAAGAGGAAATTGAACGCTTAAGGCAAATGCCAAATTCTAGCGGAAGACAG GGATTGGAATCATCTGCTGATGGTAGACGTTCTTCTGAGTCTAGCTACCGAATTGCAGATAATAGATCATCATGA